The sequence AAAAATTTGATAATCAATAATATAAGGGGTAAGTTTTGATTGAATTTAAAAGTGTTATAATGTAAATAATGATTTAAACCTTAATTAACTCTTTTTGTTAGCTTATTCCTTTACCTAATTAACCCAGTTCTAGTATGTACTACACAGGCGATTTATTTACTCACTTTTTTAATTATTTGTATCATAAAATGATTTATAACTTTCATAAAATGACATCTAAGTAACATTGTTTCTTATGCATCGTTATAGAATCATATAAAAACAAAAGAAACGTTGTTACGATCTCAATTTAGACATTTAACACAAAATTCAATATTATGGATAGTAAATCTACTAAAGTCGGCTTAGGCGGCTTAGTCGCCATTGTTTTTGGCTCAATGATAGGAGGAGGTATATTTAATATACCCCAGAATATGGCAGCTGAAGCATCATTAGGAGCAGTTATTATATCATGGATTATTTCTGGTGTTGGTGTAGGTATGCTAGTCTACACATTTAAAACTTTATCAGAAGAACGCCCAGATATTAGCTCCGGAATTTATGGATATGCCAAAGCAGGTTTTGGTCGTTTTGTTGGGTTTAACTCAGCATGGGGATATTGGATAAGTGCTGCGTTAGGTAATGTTGCCTTTGCAGTTATGCTAAATGATGCATTTGGAGTTTTCTTTCCAGTTTTATTAAACCATGGTTGGCAAACAATTGTATTAGGATCAGTTTTAATATGGTTAATGAATTTTATTTCATTGTTTGGTACAGAAAAAACATCATTTTTAAATACTATTTCAACAATTGCTAAATTTATAGGGCTTGTTATCGTAATAGGTATTTTAATAATCACTTTTAAGTTTGATGTTTTAACAACAGATTTCTGGGGAAATGCTTATCACTTAGAAGGGTTAGGAGAACAGATTAAATCAACAATGTTGGTTACTTTATGGTGCTTTATTGGTATTGAAGGTGCAGTTGTTATTTCATCAAGAGCAAAGAAAACATCTGATGTTGGTAAAGCAACAATGATTGGTTTTATTGCAGCATTAGTAATGTATGTTTTGATTTCTGTATTGGCATTTGGTATTGCACAACAGCCAGAATTAGCTAAATTATCAGACCCATCTGCAGGTGCTTTATTAGGTATAGCAGTAGGATCTTGGGGTGCAACTTTTGTAAATATTGCTGTTATTATCTCAGTATTAGGTGCATGGATAGCATGGACTATATTAGTAGCAGAAGTACCACACGATGCAGCAAAAGACGGTGTATTACCTTCTTTCTTTAAAAAAGAAAATAAAAACGGAGCACCATCAACTGCCTTGTTTATTTCTTCTAGCATTATGCAAGTGGCAATGATCTTTGTAGCCTTTGCAAGTGATGTATATATGGCAGCAATTGATATTGCAGGAGTAATGATTTTACCAGCTTATCTTCTTTCATCAATGTATTTATTGAAAGGTGCAAGTTTAAAACAGATCTTAAATAATAAAAAGAATAGAAAAATTGCAGCATTCATAGGTTTACTCTCAACGCTATATTGCTTATGGTTAATCTATGCAGC is a genomic window of Flammeovirga pectinis containing:
- a CDS encoding basic amino acid/polyamine antiporter, with product MDSKSTKVGLGGLVAIVFGSMIGGGIFNIPQNMAAEASLGAVIISWIISGVGVGMLVYTFKTLSEERPDISSGIYGYAKAGFGRFVGFNSAWGYWISAALGNVAFAVMLNDAFGVFFPVLLNHGWQTIVLGSVLIWLMNFISLFGTEKTSFLNTISTIAKFIGLVIVIGILIITFKFDVLTTDFWGNAYHLEGLGEQIKSTMLVTLWCFIGIEGAVVISSRAKKTSDVGKATMIGFIAALVMYVLISVLAFGIAQQPELAKLSDPSAGALLGIAVGSWGATFVNIAVIISVLGAWIAWTILVAEVPHDAAKDGVLPSFFKKENKNGAPSTALFISSSIMQVAMIFVAFASDVYMAAIDIAGVMILPAYLLSSMYLLKGASLKQILNNKKNRKIAAFIGLLSTLYCLWLIYAAGITYMMTSFIFYAIGIPFYRLAHKEEIKAGKQIYTRNERLLEIFIIIMALVAVGMIATGQVSF